In Vigna unguiculata cultivar IT97K-499-35 chromosome 3, ASM411807v1, whole genome shotgun sequence, a single genomic region encodes these proteins:
- the LOC114177280 gene encoding pentatricopeptide repeat-containing protein At4g19191, mitochondrial yields the protein MVRHYCGGVSACINSSWTLFTWNSKIRHLVNQGHAHNALLLFRHMKRTSLTPNNSTFPFLLKACATLSHLLNSKIIHAHVLKSRFQANIYVQTAMVDMYVKCGQLEDAHNVFVEMPVRDIASWNAMLLGFAQSGFLDRLSCLLRQMRLSGIRPDSVTVLLLMDAILRVKSLTFLGAVHSFGIRIGIRDDLSVANTLVAGYAKCGDLGSAEMVFDEIETGLRSVVSWNSMIAGYAKFEKYVKAVNCYKLMLDGAFSPDICTILNLLSSCVQPMALFHGLLVHSHGVKLGCDSDVCVVNTLICMYSKGGDVHSARSLFDCLSDKTCVSWTVMISGYAEKGFMSEALTLFNAMESAGEKPDLVTVLALLSGCGQTGSLELGKWVDNYSVNKGLKDNVIVCNALIDMYAKCGSFNDSKEVFYGMANRTVVSWTTMITACALNGDVKDALDLFFMMLEMGMKPNHITFLAVLQACAHGGLLESGLECFNMMTQKYGISPGIDHYSCMVHLLGRKGHLTEALEIIRSMPFEPDAGIWSALLSACKLHDKMEMGKFVSEQLFELEPQVSVPYVEMANIYASAEMWDGVADIRRKMKYLQLRKSPGQSIIQVNGKSTVFTVEDRKHPETLYIYDMLDAFTSHSKKGLLGYAEEILEGWE from the coding sequence ATGGTAAGGCATTACTGTGGTGGTGTGAGTGCATGCATCAACAGTTCATGGACCCTTTTCACTTGGAACTCCAAAATACGACACCTTGTGAATCAGGGCCATGCCCACAACGCTCTTCTTCTCTTTCGCCACATGAAGCGAACTTCCCTCACACCCAACAACTCCACCTTTCCATTCCTCTTAAAAGCATGCGCCACACTTTCCCATCTCCTAAACTCCAAAATCATCCATGCCCACGTCCTCAAATCCCGCTTTCAAGCCAACATTTACGTGCAAACGGCAATGGTTGATATGTATGTCAAGTGTGGTCAGTTGGAAGATGCACACAATGTGTTTGTTGAAATGCCCGTCAGGGACATCGCTTCTTGGAATGCAATGCTGTTGGGTTTTGCTCAATCTGGCTTTCTTGACAGGCTGTCTTGTCTTCTACGTCAGATGAGGCTTTCGGGGATTCGTCCTGATTCCGTCACTGTTTTGCTACTCATGGACGCCATTTTGCGTGTGAAAAGTCTGACTTTTTTGGGTGCAGTTCATTCCTTTGGGATTCGGATTGGTATTCGTGATGATCTTTCCGTGGCTAACACTTTGGTTGCTGGATATGCCAAGTGTGGTGACTTGGGCTCGGCAGAGAtggtgtttgatgaaattgaaACTGGTCTGAGGTCTGTTGTGTCCTGGAATTCTATGATCGCAGGATATGCGAAATTTGAAAAGTATGTCAAGGCTGTTAACTGTTACAAATTGATGCTAGATGGTGCGTTTTCCCCAGACATTTGCACAATTCTCAATTTGCTTTCGTCATGCGTGCAGCCTATGGCACTATTTCATGGTTTGCTAGTACATTCTCATGGAGTCAAGTTGGGTTGTGATTCTGATGTATGTGTGGTGAATACTCTTATTTGTATGTACTCCAAAGGCGGCGATGTTCATTCGGCAAGATCTTTGTTTGATTGCTTGTCTGACAAAACTTGCGTATCATGGACTGTTATGATTAGTGGGTACGCTGAGAAAGGATTTATGAGTGAGGCATTGACCCTGTTTAATGCAATGGAATCTGCTGGTGAGAAACCGGATTTGGTCACTGTGCTTGCTTTGCTTTCAGGCTGTGGCCAGACAGGGTCGCTAGAACTCGGAAAATGGGTTGACAATTACTCTGTCAACAAAGGATTAAAAGATAACGTTATAGTTTGTAACGCACTAATTGACATGTATGCCAAGTGTGGATCTTTTAATGATTCTAAGGAGGTGTTCTATGGCATGGCTAACAGAACTGTCGTCTCCTGGACAACCATGATTACTGCCTGTGCTTTGAATGGAGATGTTAAAGATGCTTTGGACCTATTTTTTATGATGTTAGAAATGGGGATGAAGCCAAACCACATAACATTTCTTGCTGTTCTCCAAGCTTGTGCACATGGAGGTTTACTAGAAAGCGGATTGGAGTGCTTCAACATGATGACACAAAAGTATGGGATAAGCCCTGGTATAGACCATTATTCTTGTATGGTTCATCTTCTTGGTCGTAAAGGACATCTCACAGAAGCTTTAGAAATTATTAGAAGTATGCCTTTTGAACCTGATGCTGGCATATGGAGTGCATTGCTCTCTGCTTGCAAACTTCATGATAAGATGGAGATGGGTAAGTTTGTGTCTGAACAGTTATTTGAATTGGAGCCTCAAGTGTCAGTTCCATATGTGGAGATGGCTAACATATATGCATCAGCTGAAATGTGGGATGGAGTTGCAGATATtagaaggaagatgaaatatcTTCAACTGAGGAAATCTCCTGGGCAAAGTATTATTCAAGTGAATGGGAAATCTACTGTATTTACAGTTGAGGATAGGAAACACCCTGAAACCTTGTACATATATGATATGCTAGATGCCTTCACTTCCCATTCTAAGAAGGGACTTCTAGGTTATGCAGAGGAGATTCTTGAAGGTTGGGAATGA
- the LOC114179959 gene encoding cytochrome P450 CYP736A12-like, producing the protein MWGFIFIKAHSRNHYCHNLHYFKETFCLLLSLVAPLVQFKISQKAWMIWLPLLAVFLTYLWLWRRSKKNGKRLPPGPKGFPILGSLHMLGAHPYRDLHQLAQKYGPIMHLRLGFVPTIVVSSPKAAQLFLKTHDLIYAGRPPHEAAKYISWGQRNLAFAQYGSYWRNIRKMCTLELLSQAKINSFRPLREAELDLLVKHLREAAMDGAVVDLSARVAALSADTACRMILGKKYMDKELDEKGFKAVMQELMYLAATPNIGDYIPYIGKLDLQGLIKRMKAMRKIFDEFFDKIIDEHIESKKGEEEVKDFVDVMLGFLGTEQSEYCVERPNIKAILLDMLAGSIDTSATAIEWALSELIKNPRVMKKVQKELEIVVGMKRKVEESDIEKLEYLDMVIKESLRLHPVAPLLIPHESREDCMVGEFFIPKKSKVIVNAWAIMRDPSAWVDAEKFWPERFEERNIDMKGHEFELIPFGSGRRRCPGMQLGLTVVRQTVAQVVHCFDWKLPNNMLPSDLDMTEEFGLAMPRANHLLAIPTHRLHSHID; encoded by the exons ATGTGGGGTTTCATCTTCATAAAAGCACACTCTAGAAATCATTACTGTCACAATCTGCATTACTTTAAAGAAACCTTTTGCTTACTTTTAAGCCTAGTTGCTCCTTTAGTACAGTTTAAAATCTCGCAAAAAGCTTGGATGATTTGGTTACCACTTCTTGCAGTTTTTCTTACTTACTTGTGGCTATGGAGAAGAAGCAAGAAAAATGGAAAGAGGTTACCACCTGGTCCAAAAGGGTTTCCTATTTTGGGGAGTCTTCACATGTTGGGGGCACACCCTTATCGTGATCTACACCAACTAGCTCAAAAGTATGGACCTATCATGCACTTGCGCTTGGGTTTTGTGCCCACCATTGTTGTTTCTTCACCCAAAGCTGCTCAACTCTTCCTCAAGACCCATGATCTGATCTATGCCGGTAGACCACCTCACGAAGCTGCAAAGTACATCTCATGGGGGCAGAGGAACCTGGCTTTTGCTCAATATGGTTCTTACTGGCGCAACATTCGTAAGATGTGCACGTTGGAACTCCTAAGCCAAGCCAAAATTAACTCCTTTAGACCCCTGAGGGAAGCAGAGCTAGACCTGTTGGTGAAGCATCTGAGAGAGGCAGCCATGGATGGAGCTGTGGTTGATCTCAGTGCCAGAGTTGCAGCACTCAGTGCAGACACAGCTTGCAGAATGATTTTAGGGAAGAAGTACATGGATAAGGAGTTGGATGAGAAGGGTTTCAAGGCTGTGATGCAAGAGTTAATGTACTTGGCAGCAACTCCTAACATAGGAGATTACATTCCTTACATCGGTAAACTTGACCTTCAGGGGCTAATCAAGCGTATGAAGGCGATGCGCAAAATCTTTGATGAATTCTTCGACAAAATCATCGATGAGCATATTGAATCAAAGAAGGGGGAGGAGGAGGTGAAGGATTTTGTCGATGTCATGTTGGGATTTCTCGGTACCGAACAATCGGAGTACTGCGTTGAAAGACCCAATATCAAAGCCATATTGCTG gATATGTTGGCTGGTTCAATAGATACTTCTGCTACAGCAATAGAGTGGGCACTTTCGGAGCTGATAAAGAATCCAAGGGTGATGAAGAAGGTCCAAAAGGAACTGGAAATCGTGGTGGGTATGAAGAGGAAGGTGGAAGAATCAGACATAGAGAAGTTAGAGTAtctggacatggttataaaggaaagCCTGAGACTTCATCCAGTGGCACCGTTGCTGATACCACACGAGTCAAGGGAAGATTGCATGGTTGGAGAGTTTTTCATTCCTAAAAAGTCAAAGGTGATAGTGAATGCATGGGCTATTATGAGAGACCCAAGTGCCTGGGTTGATGCAGAAAAGTTCTGGCCTGAGAGATTTGAAGAAAGGAACATAGATATGAAAGGGCATGAGTTTGAGCTGATACCATTTGGATCTGGAAGAAGAAGGTGTCCAGGAATGCAACTGGGTCTAACTGTGGTTCGTCAGACAGTGGCACAAGTTGTCCATTGTTTTGATTGGAAGCTTCCCAACAACATGTTACCTTCGGATTTGGATATGACAGAGGAGTTTGGACTCGCAATGCCAAGGGCCAATCATCTTCTTGCCATTCCCACTCACCGCCTTCACAGTCACATTGATTGA
- the LOC114174927 gene encoding cytochrome P450 CYP736A12-like, with protein sequence MILIAILLASLAFLWLCRSKKKANNLPPGPIGLPILGSLNKLGANPHRDLHQLAQKYGPVMFLRLGFVPTVVVSSPQAAELFLKTHDLVFASRPRYQAQKFVSWGQRNLGFAEYGSYWRNMRKMCTLELLSQTKINSFRSMREEELDLLIKLLREAAKDGAAVDFSAKVSKLSADMACRMILGKKYMDQDLDEKGFKAVMQEALHLVAIPNMGDYIPYIAALDLQGLTRRLKVVHNIFDDFFEKIIDEHMESEQGEEKTKDFVDVMLGFYGTENSEYRIERDNIKAILMDMLAGSVDTSATSVEWTLSELLKNPRVMKKLQTELESVVGMERKVEESDLEKLEYLDMVIKESLRLHPVAPLLIPHQSIEDCMVGDYFIPKKSRVIVNAWAIMRDPSAWDDAEKFWPERFEGRNIDVRGSEFELIPFGSGRRRCPGMQLGLTVVRETVAQLVHCFDWKLPNDVLEEELDMTEKFGLTMPRANHLFAIPTYRLSHERDC encoded by the exons ATGATTTTGATAGCAATTCTTTTAGCTTCTCTTGCTTTTCTGTGGCTTTGCAGAAGCAAGAAGAAGGCAAATAATTTACCACCTGGTCCCATTGGATTGCCAATTTTGGGAAGCCTTAACAAGTTGGGAGCAAATCCTCATCGGGATCTGCACCAACTAGCTCAGAAATATGGACCTGTCATGTTCTTACGCTTAGGTTTTGTGCCCACCGTTGTTGTTTCTTCACCCCAAGCTGCTGAACTCTTCCTCAAGACCCATGACCTTGTCTTTGCCAGTAGACCACGTTATCAAGCTCAAAAATTCGTCTCTTGGGGACAGAGGAACTTAGGCTTTGCTGAATATGGCTCTTATTGGCGCAACATGAGAAAGATGTGCACGTTGGAACTGCTAAGTCAAACCAAAATTAATTCCTTCAGAAGCATGAGGGAGGAGGAGCTTGACCTGTTGATCAAGCTTCTGAGAGAGGCAGCCAAGGATGGAGCTGCTGTTGATTTCAGTGCAAAGGTTTCAAAACTGAGCGCAGACATGGCTTGTAGAATGATTTTAGGGAAGAAGTACATGGACCAGGACTTGGATGAGAAGGGGTTCAAGGCTGTGATGCAAGAGGCGTTGCATTTAGTAGCAATTCCTAACATGGGAGATTACATTCCTTACATCGCTGCACTTGACCTTCAAGGGCTAACTAGGCGCTTGAAGGTGGTTCATAACATATTCGATGACTTCTTCGAGAAAATTATTGACGAACACATGGAATCAGAGCAGGGAGAAGAGAAAACAAAGGATTTCGTGGATGTGATGTTGGGTTTTTATGGTACTGAAAATTCTGAATACCGCATTGAACGAGACAATATTAAAGCCATACTGATG GATATGTTGGCTGGGTCAGTGGACACTTCTGCTACATCAGTAGAGTGGACACTTTCGGAGCTGCTAAAGAATCCAAGGGTGATGAAGAAACTTCAAACGGAATTGGAAAGCGTGGTGGGTATGGAGAGGAAGGTGGAAGAATCAGACTTAGAGAAGTTAGAGTATTTGGATATGGTTATAAAGGAAAGTCTGAGACTTCATCCAGTGGCACCTTTGCTGATACCACACCAGTCCATAGAAGACTGCATGGTTGGAGATTATTTTATTCCTAAAAAATCAAGGGTTATAGTGAATGCATGGGCTATTATGAGGGACCCAAGTGCTTGGGATGATGCAGAAAAGTTCTGGCCAGAGAGATTTGAAGGAAGGAACATAGATGTTCGAGGGAGTGAGTTTGAGCTGATACCGTTTGGGTCTGGCAGAAGGCGATGTCCAGGAATGCAACTTGGTCTAACTGTGGTTCGTGAGACAGTGGCTCAACTTGTCCATTGTTTTGATTGGAAACTGCCAAATGACGTGTTGGAAGAAGAGTTGGACATGACAGAGAAGTTCGGACTCACAATGCCAAGGGCCAATCATCTATTTGCCATTCCTACCTATCGACTTTCCCATGAAAGGGATTGTTAG
- the LOC114176934 gene encoding cytochrome P450 CYP736A12-like, whose amino-acid sequence MILIAIFLASLAFLWLCRSKKKTDNLPPGPIGLPILGSLNKLGANPHRDLHRLAQKYGPVMFLRLGFVPTVVVSSPQAAELFLKTHDLVFANRPRYQAQKYVSWGQKNLGFVEYGSYWRNMRKMCTLELLSQTKINSFRSTREEELDLLIKLLREAAKDGAAVDVSAKVSKLSADMACRMILGKKYMDQDLDEKGFKAVMQEALHLVATPNMGDYIPYIAALDLQGLTRRLKVVHKIFDDFFEKIIDEHMESGKEEEKTKDFVDVMLGFYGTENSEYRIERANIKAILMDMLGGSVDTSAASIEWTVSELIKNPRVMKKLQEELESVVGMKRKVEESDLEKLEYLDMVIKESLRLHPVVPLLIPHESREDCMVGEFFIPKKSKVIVNAWAIMRDPSAWVDAEKFWPERFEGINIDVRGRDFELIPFGSGRRGCPGMQLGLTVVRQTVAQVVHCFDWKLPDNMLPSELDMAEEFGLAMPRANHLFAIPTYRLSHESDY is encoded by the exons ATGATTTTGATAGCAATTTTTCTAGCTTCTCTTGCTTTTCTGTGGCTTTGCAGAAGCAAGAAGAAGACAGATAATTTACCACCTGGTCCCATTGGGTTGCCAATTTTGGGAAGCCTTAACAAGTTGGGAGCAAATCCTCATCGGGATCTGCACCGACTAGCTCAGAAATATGGGCCTGTCATGTTCTTACGCTTAGGTTTTGTGCCCACCGTTGTTGTTTCTTCACCCCAAGCTGCCGAACTCTTCCTCAAGACCCATGACCTTGTGTTTGCCAATAGACCACGTTATCAAGCTCAAAAATACGTCTCTTGGGGACAGAAGAACTTGGGCTTTGTTGAATATGGCTCTTACTGGCGCAACATGCGTAAGATGTGCACGTTGGAACTGCTAAGCCAAACCAAAATTAATTCCTTCAGAAGCACGAGGGAGGAGGAGCTTGACCTGTTGATCAAGCTTCTGAGAGAGGCAGCCAAGGATGGAGCTGCTGTTGATGTCAGTGCAAAGGTTTCAAAACTGAGCGCAGACATGGCTTGTAGAATGATTTTAGGGAAGAAGTACATGGACCAGGACTTGGATGAGAAGGGGTTCAAGGCTGTGATGCAAGAGGCGTTGCATTTAGTAGCAACTCCTAACATGGGAGATTACATTCCTTACATCGCTGCACTTGACCTTCAAGGGCTAACTAGGCGCTTGAAAGTGGTTCACAAAATCTTCGATGACTTCTTCGAGAAAATTATTGACGAGCACATGGAATCAGGGAAGGAAGAAGAGAAGACAAAGGATTTCGTGGATGTGATGTTGGGTTTTTATGGTACTGAAAATTCTGAATACCGCATTGAACGAGCCAATATTAAAGCCATACTTATG GATATGTTGGGTGGGTCAGTGGACACTTCTGCTGCATCAATAGAGTGGACAGTTTCAGAGCTGATAAAGAATCCAAGGGTGATGAAGAAACTCCAAGAGGAACTGGAAAGCGTGGTGGGTATGAAGAGGAAGGTGGAAGAATCAGACTTAGAGAAGTTAGAATAtctggacatggttataaaggaaagTCTGAGACTTCATCCAGTGGTACCGTTGCTGATACCACACGAGTCAAGGGAAGATTGCATGGTTGGAGAGTTTTTCATTCCTAAAAAGTCAAAGGTGATAGTGAATGCATGGGCTATTATGAGAGACCCAAGTGCTTGGGTTGATGCAGAAAAGTTCTGGCCTGAGAGATTTGAAGGAATAAACATAGATGTTCGAGGGCGTGATTTTGAGCTGATACCATTTGGTTCCGGCAGAAGGGGATGTCCAGGAATGCAACTGGGTCTAACTGTGGTTCGTCAGACAGTGGCACAAGTTGTCCATTGTTTTGATTGGAAGCTTCCAGATAACATGTTACCATCTGAGTTGGATATGGCAGAAGAGTTTGGCCTCGCAATGCCAAGAGCCAATCATCTCTTTGCCATTCCTACCTATCGACTTTCGCATGAGAGTGattattag
- the LOC114175688 gene encoding cytochrome P450 CYP736A12-like, producing the protein MIWIAIILLSLAYLWLWRRNSKAKKLPPGPRGLPILGSLHKLGSNPHRDLHQLAKEYGSVMYLKLGVVPTVVVSSPQAAELFLKTHDLVFASRPPHEAARYISWDQRNLSFAEYGSYWRNMRKMCTLELLSQTKINSFRSMRKEELDLLIEGLREAANDGAAVNLSAKVSTLSADMACRMVLGKKYMDRDLDEKGFKGVMQEGMHLSATPNMGDYIPYIGALDLQGLNKRMKAVAKIFDDFFEKIIDEHVQSPKGEDKTKDFVDVMLGFVGTEESEYRIERPNIKAIMLDMLAGSMDTSATAIEWTLSELLKNPRVMKKLQTELESVVGMERKVEESDLEKLEYLDMVIKESLRLHPVAPLLIPHQSIEDCMVGDYFIPKKSRVIVNAWAIMRDPSAWDDAEKFWPERFEGRNTDVRGREFELIPFGSGRRGCPGIQLGLTVVRQTVAQVVHCFDWKLPNNMLPSELDMADEFGLTMPRANPLHAIPSYRLSSERDY; encoded by the exons ATGATTTGGATAGCAATTATTTTGCTTTCTCTTGCTTATCTATGGCTGTGGAGAAGGAATAGCAAGGCAAAGAAATTACCACCTGGTCCAAGAGGGTTACCAATTTTGGGTAGCCTTCACAAGTTGGGATCAAATCCTCACCGTGATCTGCATCAACTAGCCAAAGAATATGGATCTGTGATGTACTTGAAGTTAGGTGTTGTGCCCACAGTTGTTGTTTCTTCACCCCAAGCTGCTGAACTCTTCCTCAAGACGCACGACCTCGTCTTTGCTAGTAGACCCCCGCATGAAGCTGCGAGATACATCTCTTGGGACCAGAGAAACTTAAGCTTTGCAGAATATGGCTCTTACTGGCGCAACATGCGGAAGATGTGCACGTTGGAATTGCTAAGCCAAACCAAGATTAACTCCTTCAGAAGCATGAGGAAAGAGGAGCTTGACCTATTGATCGAGGGTCTGAGAGAGGCAGCGAATGATGGAGCTGCTGTTAATCTCAGCGCCAAAGTTTCAACACTCAGCGCAGACATGGCTTGTAGAATGGTCTTAGGGAAGAAGTACATGGACCGGGACTTGGACGAGAAAGGGTTCAAGGGTGTGATGCAAGAGGGGATGCATTTATCAGCAACTCCTAACATGGGAGATTACATCCCTTACATCGGTGCACTTGACCTACAAGGCTTAAACAAGCGCATGAAAGCAGTTGCCAAGATCTTCGATGACTTCTTTGAGAAAATCATTGATGAGCACGTGCAATCACCGAAGGGAGAAGACAAGACAAAGGATTTTGTTGATGTCATGTTGGGATTCGTGGGTACCGAAGAATCCGAATACCGCATTGAGAGGCCCAACATCAAAGCCATAATGTTG GATATGTTGGCTGGATCGATGGATACTTCTGCTACAGCAATAGAGTGGACACTTTCGGAGCTGCTAAAGAATCCAAGGGTGATGAAGAAACTTCAAACGGAATTGGAAAGCGTGGTGGGTATGGAGAGGAAGGTGGAAGAATCAGACTTAGAGAAGTTAGAGTATTTGGATATGGTTATAAAGGAAAGTCTGAGACTTCATCCAGTGGCACCTTTGCTGATACCACACCAGTCCATAGAAGACTGCATGGTTGGAGATTATTTTATTCCTAAAAAATCAAGGGTTATAGTGAATGCATGGGCTATTATGAGAGACCCAAGTGCTTGGGATGATGCAGAAAAGTTCTGGCCAGAGAGATTTGAAGGAAGGAACACAGATGTTCGAGGGCGTGAGTTTGAGCTGATACCATTCGGGTCGGGCAGAAGAGGATGTCCAGGAATACAGTTGGGTCTAACTGTTGTTCGTCAAACAGTGGCACAAGTTGTTCATTGTTTTGATTGGAAGCTTCCAAATAACATGTTACCATCAGAGTTGGATATGGCAGATGAGTTCGGCCTCACAATGCCCAGAGCTAATCCTCTGCATGCCATTCCTAGTTACAGGCTTTCCAGTGAAAGGGACTATTGA